Proteins encoded in a region of the Pseudomonas sp. PDNC002 genome:
- a CDS encoding glutamine synthetase family protein: MQFADRQEAEAFLAAHPDVRSIELFIIDSNGIPRGKLLHRDELLAIYDNGRPLPSSILALTVQGEDVEGTGLVWEVADADCWTYPLPGSLTLQTWRASPTGQLQVSMHPTQGLPATPADPRQALSRVVDRLKADGFHPVMAVELEFYLLDKQRDANGRPQPALQMNGIRPEAPQVYGVYELEQLQPFLDDLYAACEVQGLPVRTAISEYAPGQVELTLEHRFDVMQAIDEGVRYKRLVKGVANKHGLQACFMAKPFGDRAGSGMHLHVSLADAEGNNLYASEDIHGTPLLRHSIGGMMARLLDSLAIFCPNANSFRRFQANSYAPLAKSWGVNNRTVSFRVPGGPAKSRHIEHRICGADANPYLAAAAILAAIHEGIREQIDPGAPIVGNGYEQATEFLPTDWLTALRALESSTWAHEALGEEFLKVFLAIKWEEFRQFMGEVGEQDWRWYLHHA; the protein is encoded by the coding sequence ATGCAATTCGCCGATCGTCAGGAAGCCGAAGCCTTCCTCGCCGCCCACCCGGACGTGCGCAGCATCGAACTCTTCATCATCGACTCCAACGGCATCCCGCGCGGCAAGCTGCTGCACCGCGACGAGCTGCTGGCGATCTACGACAACGGCCGTCCGCTGCCCAGCTCGATCCTCGCGCTGACCGTGCAGGGCGAGGACGTCGAAGGCACCGGGCTGGTATGGGAAGTGGCCGACGCCGACTGCTGGACCTACCCGTTGCCCGGCAGCCTGACCCTGCAAACCTGGCGTGCCAGCCCCACCGGCCAGCTGCAGGTGAGCATGCACCCGACCCAGGGTCTGCCGGCTACCCCGGCCGACCCGCGCCAGGCGCTGAGCCGCGTGGTGGATCGTCTGAAAGCCGACGGCTTCCACCCGGTAATGGCGGTGGAGCTGGAGTTCTATCTGCTGGACAAGCAGCGCGACGCCAACGGTCGCCCGCAACCGGCGCTACAGATGAACGGCATCCGCCCGGAAGCGCCGCAGGTCTACGGCGTCTACGAACTCGAACAGCTGCAGCCGTTCCTCGACGATCTCTACGCCGCCTGCGAAGTGCAGGGCCTGCCGGTACGCACGGCGATTTCCGAGTACGCGCCAGGCCAGGTCGAGCTGACCCTGGAACACCGTTTCGACGTCATGCAGGCCATCGACGAAGGCGTGCGCTACAAGCGCCTGGTAAAAGGCGTGGCGAACAAGCACGGGCTGCAGGCCTGCTTCATGGCCAAGCCGTTCGGCGACCGCGCGGGCAGCGGCATGCACCTGCACGTCAGCCTGGCGGATGCCGAGGGCAACAACCTTTATGCCAGCGAAGACATCCACGGCACCCCGCTGCTGCGCCACTCCATCGGCGGCATGATGGCGCGCCTGCTGGACTCCCTCGCGATCTTCTGCCCCAACGCCAACTCCTTCCGCCGCTTCCAGGCCAACAGCTACGCGCCGCTGGCCAAGAGCTGGGGCGTGAACAATCGCACCGTGTCGTTCCGCGTGCCCGGCGGCCCGGCGAAGAGCCGGCACATCGAGCACCGCATCTGCGGCGCCGACGCCAACCCGTATCTCGCGGCGGCGGCGATCCTCGCGGCCATCCATGAAGGCATCCGCGAGCAGATCGATCCGGGCGCCCCCATCGTCGGCAACGGCTACGAGCAAGCCACCGAATTCCTCCCCACCGACTGGCTCACCGCGCTGCGCGCGCTGGAGTCGTCCACCTGGGCGCACGAGGCGCTGGGCGAGGAGTTCCTCAAGGTGTTCCTGGCCATCAAGTGGGAGGAGTTCCGCCAGTTCATGGGCGAGGTGGGCGAGCAGGATTGGCGCTGGTATCTGCATCACGCGTGA
- a CDS encoding SDR family oxidoreductase gives MSTPVVLITGAAGGLGKAIAKRFAQSHWRIAATDVDKAGLHALNAQVPLDATAVGDLRRADNCHSLMSDILARTGRLDALVNAAGVWREGPVEDFNEDDFDLVMGVNLKAAFYMCQAATPYLKENHGSIVNISSDSGRQAYRGSAAYCASKAALTMLTRTLALELAESGVRVNAISPADIATPMLDYQAERYGQGNPAAYKRELLKDYPQGKVARFIRPEEVAELVWYLCKPESEAITGADLAIDFGLSAGR, from the coding sequence ATGAGCACTCCCGTCGTACTGATCACCGGCGCTGCCGGTGGCCTCGGAAAAGCCATCGCCAAACGTTTCGCCCAAAGCCACTGGCGCATCGCCGCCACCGACGTGGATAAAGCCGGCCTGCATGCGCTCAACGCCCAGGTTCCGCTGGACGCCACCGCCGTCGGCGACCTGCGACGAGCCGACAACTGCCACAGCCTGATGTCCGACATTCTCGCCCGCACCGGCCGCCTCGACGCCCTGGTGAACGCCGCCGGCGTCTGGCGCGAGGGCCCGGTGGAAGACTTCAACGAGGACGACTTCGACCTGGTCATGGGAGTCAACCTCAAGGCGGCGTTCTACATGTGCCAGGCCGCGACGCCCTACCTCAAGGAAAACCACGGCAGCATCGTCAATATCTCCAGCGACTCCGGCCGCCAGGCCTATCGCGGCTCCGCGGCCTACTGTGCGAGCAAGGCGGCGCTGACCATGCTCACCCGCACGCTGGCCCTGGAACTCGCGGAATCCGGCGTGCGGGTCAACGCCATCTCGCCGGCCGACATCGCCACGCCGATGCTCGACTACCAGGCCGAACGCTATGGCCAAGGCAATCCGGCAGCCTACAAGCGCGAGCTGTTGAAGGATTATCCACAGGGCAAGGTGGCGCGCTTCATCCGCCCGGAGGAAGTCGCCGAACTGGTCTGGTACCTCTGCAAACCGGAATCCGAAGCCATCACCGGCGCAGACCTGGCCATCGACTTCGGTCTCTCGGCCGGGCGCTGA
- a CDS encoding acyl-CoA thioesterase, with protein MEPGNHQLSMTVLMTPDMANFSGNVHGGTLLKYLDEVAYACASRFAGYYVVTLSVDQVIFREPIHVGELVTFLASVNYTGRTSMEIGVKVVTENIREKSVRHTNSCFFTMVALDDARKPIVVPQLDPQTKDEKRRFAQAQQRRQIRQELEQRYKAIRDE; from the coding sequence ATGGAACCTGGCAACCACCAGCTCAGCATGACCGTCCTGATGACCCCCGACATGGCCAACTTCTCCGGCAATGTCCACGGCGGCACCCTGCTCAAGTACCTCGACGAAGTCGCCTACGCCTGCGCCAGCCGTTTCGCCGGCTACTACGTGGTAACGCTCTCGGTCGACCAGGTGATCTTCCGCGAGCCGATCCACGTCGGCGAACTGGTCACCTTCCTCGCCTCGGTGAACTACACCGGCCGCACCTCCATGGAGATCGGCGTGAAAGTGGTGACCGAGAACATCCGCGAGAAATCCGTGCGCCACACCAACAGTTGTTTCTTCACCATGGTGGCGCTGGACGACGCGCGCAAGCCGATCGTCGTGCCGCAGCTCGATCCGCAGACCAAGGATGAAAAACGTCGCTTCGCCCAGGCGCAGCAACGCCGGCAGATTCGCCAGGAGCTGGAACAGCGTTACAAGGCCATTCGCGACGAATGA
- the ybaL gene encoding YbaL family putative K(+) efflux transporter, producing MHHTPLLTTLAVGFVLAFVLGALANRLRISPLVGYLLAGVLAGPFTPGYVADQALSVEIAELGVILLMFGVGLHFSLKDLLSVKAIAIPGAVVQIGVATLLGLGLAWMMGWNFGGGLVFGLALSVASTVVLLRALEQRQLIDTKRGRIAIGWLIVEDLAMVLTLVLLPALAGSLGGTSDGSEGGVLMPILLTLGKVAAFVAVMIVGGRRFVPWVLERVAKTGSRELFTLAVLAIALGIAYGSAVIFGVSFALGAFFAGMILNESELSHEAAENSLPLRDAFAVLFFVSVGMLFNPAILIQEPLPVLATFLVIVFGKSVAAYVIVRMFGHPNSTALTIAASLAQIGEFSFILVGLGVTLNLLPEAGRDLVLAGAILSILVNPLLFIAIDRLQARQEQKAESDSGVVQVEPQDLPPPVLEHNHAILIGHGRVGALVSERLRKDKVPVVVIEDKREKAAELREHGLCVVVGNAANPDVLTQANITSARWLLIAIPNGFEAGTISSHARAINPNLDIIARAHFDAEVDYLGQNGANLVIMGEREIARGMVERVEREDTASAPGDDHLPQSA from the coding sequence ATGCATCACACCCCGTTACTGACCACCCTCGCCGTCGGCTTCGTGCTGGCCTTCGTCCTCGGCGCCCTGGCCAACCGCCTGCGTATCTCGCCGCTGGTGGGCTACCTGCTCGCCGGCGTGCTGGCCGGCCCCTTCACCCCCGGTTACGTCGCCGACCAGGCGCTCTCCGTGGAGATCGCCGAACTGGGCGTGATCCTGCTGATGTTCGGCGTCGGCCTGCACTTCTCGCTCAAGGACCTCTTGTCGGTGAAAGCCATCGCCATCCCCGGCGCGGTGGTGCAGATCGGCGTCGCCACCCTGCTCGGCCTGGGACTGGCCTGGATGATGGGCTGGAACTTCGGCGGCGGCCTGGTCTTCGGCCTGGCTCTGTCGGTGGCCAGTACCGTCGTGCTGCTGCGCGCACTGGAGCAGCGCCAGCTGATCGACACCAAGCGCGGCCGCATCGCCATCGGCTGGCTGATCGTCGAGGACCTGGCGATGGTGCTCACTCTGGTCCTGCTGCCGGCGCTGGCGGGTTCGCTGGGCGGCACCTCCGACGGCAGCGAGGGCGGCGTGCTGATGCCGATCCTGCTGACCCTGGGCAAGGTCGCCGCCTTCGTCGCGGTGATGATCGTCGGCGGCCGCCGCTTCGTGCCCTGGGTGCTGGAGCGCGTAGCCAAGACCGGCTCGCGCGAGCTATTCACCCTCGCCGTGCTGGCCATCGCCCTGGGCATCGCCTACGGCTCGGCGGTTATCTTCGGCGTGTCCTTCGCCCTCGGTGCGTTCTTCGCCGGGATGATCCTCAACGAGTCCGAGCTGAGCCACGAGGCCGCCGAGAACTCACTGCCGCTGCGCGACGCCTTCGCCGTGCTGTTCTTCGTTTCGGTGGGCATGCTGTTCAACCCGGCGATCCTGATCCAGGAGCCGCTGCCGGTGCTGGCGACCTTCCTGGTGATCGTCTTCGGCAAGTCGGTGGCGGCCTACGTCATCGTGCGCATGTTCGGCCACCCCAACAGCACTGCGCTGACCATCGCCGCGAGCCTTGCGCAGATCGGCGAGTTCTCCTTCATCCTGGTCGGCCTGGGCGTGACCCTGAACCTGCTGCCCGAAGCCGGCCGCGACCTCGTGCTGGCCGGCGCGATCCTGTCGATCCTGGTCAACCCGCTGCTGTTCATCGCCATCGACCGCCTGCAGGCGCGCCAGGAGCAGAAGGCCGAGAGCGACTCAGGCGTGGTCCAGGTGGAACCCCAGGACCTGCCGCCGCCGGTACTGGAGCACAACCACGCCATCCTCATCGGTCATGGCCGCGTCGGTGCGCTGGTGAGCGAGCGCCTGCGCAAGGACAAGGTTCCGGTGGTGGTGATCGAGGACAAGCGCGAGAAAGCCGCCGAGCTGCGCGAACACGGCCTCTGCGTGGTGGTGGGCAATGCCGCCAATCCCGATGTACTGACCCAGGCCAATATCACCTCGGCGCGCTGGTTGCTGATCGCCATCCCCAATGGCTTCGAGGCCGGGACGATTTCCAGCCACGCACGGGCGATCAACCCAAACCTGGACATCATCGCCCGCGCCCACTTCGACGCCGAGGTGGATTACCTGGGGCAGAACGGCGCCAACCTGGTGATCATGGGCGAGCGGGAAATCGCCCGCGGCATGGTCGAGCGCGTGGAACGCGAGGACACCGCCTCGGCGCCGGGTGACGACCACCTGCCGCAGTCGGCCTGA
- a CDS encoding YqaA family protein produces MLRRLYDWTMRLAGHPRAELALGGVTFAESSFFPIPPDALLVPMVLANRAKAWRYAAICIVSSVLGGIAGYFIGLLLFETVGQAILAFYGLQENFAEVAERYNELGWLMVLLGGGFTPLPYKLITLTSGVAQLDLVLFIALSVVARTLRFAATCALLFWAGPALREAIEKRLGLAFGLLTAMVVGGLLLGKYML; encoded by the coding sequence ATGTTGCGCCGGCTGTACGACTGGACCATGCGCCTGGCTGGGCATCCCCGCGCGGAGCTGGCGCTGGGCGGGGTGACCTTCGCCGAGAGCTCGTTCTTTCCCATCCCGCCGGATGCGCTGCTGGTGCCAATGGTCCTGGCCAACCGGGCCAAGGCCTGGCGTTACGCGGCAATCTGCATCGTCAGCTCGGTGCTGGGCGGTATCGCCGGCTACTTCATCGGCCTGCTGCTGTTCGAGACGGTGGGGCAGGCGATCCTGGCCTTCTATGGCCTGCAGGAGAACTTCGCCGAGGTCGCCGAGCGCTACAACGAGCTCGGCTGGCTGATGGTGCTGCTGGGCGGCGGTTTCACCCCGCTGCCCTACAAGCTGATCACCCTCACCAGCGGGGTGGCCCAGCTCGATCTGGTGCTGTTCATCGCCCTGAGCGTGGTGGCGCGCACCCTGCGCTTTGCGGCGACCTGCGCTCTGCTGTTCTGGGCGGGGCCCGCGCTGCGCGAGGCTATCGAGAAACGCCTGGGGCTGGCGTTCGGCCTGCTGACCGCGATGGTGGTGGGTGGGTTGCTGCTGGGCAAGTACATGCTCTGA
- the pdxY gene encoding pyridoxal kinase PdxY, whose protein sequence is MPRTPHVLAIQSHVVFGHAGNSAAEFPMRRVGVNVWPLNTVQFSNHTQYGHWTGQVLPPEQIPALVDGIAAIGELGNCDAVLSGYLGSAAQGRSILDVVRRIREVNPRAVYLCDPVMGHPEKGCIVAPEVSEFLLHEAAAVADYLCPNQLELDSFCDRQPTSLEDCAEMARGLLVRGPKAVLVKHLNYPGKPADAFEMLLVTLDETWHLRRPLLAFPRQPVGVGDLTSGLFLARLLLGDDLRSAFEFCAAAVHEVLLETQACGSYELELVRAQDRIAHPRVKFEAMKLG, encoded by the coding sequence ATGCCGCGCACTCCCCACGTTCTCGCCATCCAGTCCCACGTCGTCTTCGGCCATGCCGGCAACAGCGCCGCCGAGTTCCCCATGCGCCGCGTCGGGGTGAACGTCTGGCCGCTGAACACCGTGCAGTTCTCCAACCATACCCAGTATGGTCACTGGACGGGCCAGGTGCTGCCGCCGGAGCAGATTCCCGCGCTGGTGGACGGAATCGCTGCCATTGGCGAACTGGGCAATTGCGACGCAGTGCTGTCGGGCTACCTGGGCAGTGCGGCGCAGGGCCGTTCGATCCTCGACGTGGTACGCCGGATCCGCGAGGTGAACCCGCGTGCCGTGTACCTGTGCGACCCGGTGATGGGCCATCCGGAGAAGGGCTGCATCGTCGCCCCGGAAGTCAGCGAATTCCTGCTCCACGAGGCCGCCGCGGTGGCCGACTACCTGTGCCCGAACCAACTGGAACTGGACAGCTTCTGCGACCGCCAGCCGACTTCCCTGGAAGACTGCGCCGAGATGGCCCGTGGCCTGTTGGTGCGCGGCCCGAAGGCGGTCCTGGTGAAACACCTGAACTATCCCGGCAAGCCGGCGGATGCGTTCGAGATGCTGCTGGTGACGCTGGACGAAACCTGGCACCTGCGCCGCCCGCTGCTGGCCTTCCCGCGTCAGCCGGTGGGCGTGGGCGATCTGACCTCGGGCCTGTTCCTGGCCCGCCTGCTGTTGGGCGACGACCTGCGCAGCGCCTTCGAATTCTGCGCCGCCGCTGTGCATGAAGTGTTGCTGGAGACCCAGGCCTGCGGCAGCTACGAGCTGGAACTGGTGCGCGCCCAGGACCGCATTGCCCATCCGCGGGTGAAGTTCGAGGCGATGAAGCTGGGGTGA
- a CDS encoding DUF3301 domain-containing protein: MDLGNLFIFMLVIAAAAWWWRAHGIRERALALAKQHCAREGVELLDDAMALQRFRFQRDGRGNLRLAREYAFEFTATGQERYAGSIAMFGQHLGRVELALFRMEPEPRAPVMPVATFHPVVNASDDEIVDAVFDDEPVPRAKAEVVRLDEWRRAHQGKKVGD, translated from the coding sequence GTGGACCTGGGCAATCTTTTCATCTTCATGCTGGTTATCGCGGCCGCCGCCTGGTGGTGGCGTGCCCACGGCATTCGCGAACGCGCGCTGGCCCTGGCCAAGCAGCACTGCGCGCGCGAAGGTGTTGAGTTGCTCGACGACGCCATGGCGCTGCAACGCTTCCGCTTCCAGCGCGACGGCCGGGGCAACCTGCGTCTGGCTCGCGAGTACGCCTTCGAGTTCACCGCCACCGGCCAGGAACGCTACGCCGGCAGCATCGCGATGTTCGGCCAGCACCTGGGCCGCGTCGAGCTGGCACTGTTCCGCATGGAACCCGAACCGCGCGCCCCGGTGATGCCGGTCGCCACGTTCCATCCCGTCGTGAACGCCTCGGACGACGAGATCGTCGATGCCGTGTTCGATGACGAGCCGGTGCCACGCGCCAAGGCCGAAGTCGTGCGCCTGGACGAATGGCGTCGGGCACACCAGGGCAAGAAGGTCGGCGACTAG
- a CDS encoding alpha/beta hydrolase: MQLLSWAHEGSAGFTLRGWRSEPSGKPLLHFLHGNGFCGRAYEPMLRVLAKDFDLWLCDVQGHGDSDHGGRFHGWNRNAEMAVEAFQAGSRLFGDVPHYAAGHSFGGVLTSLILGRHPELFRRAVLLDPVLFTPAMIGVMALSEVLGLHKRRTMVQKARSRRSQWADREAAYAGLHGRGIFKGWTDAALWAYVENAMKCTDAGVELKCRPSREAEIFSSFPKRLWPSLNKVVTPTQVLFGERTYPFVPKSVARWCASNAVVSGQCVDGGHCFMQEFPEESAERVSRFLLGHE, from the coding sequence ATGCAGTTGTTGTCCTGGGCCCACGAAGGGTCCGCCGGTTTCACCTTGCGCGGCTGGCGCAGCGAACCCAGCGGCAAGCCGCTGTTGCACTTCCTGCACGGCAACGGTTTCTGCGGTCGCGCCTACGAGCCGATGCTGCGCGTGCTGGCGAAGGATTTCGACCTCTGGCTGTGCGACGTGCAGGGCCACGGCGACAGCGACCACGGCGGCCGCTTCCATGGCTGGAACCGCAATGCCGAGATGGCGGTGGAGGCGTTCCAGGCCGGCAGCCGGCTGTTCGGCGACGTGCCGCACTATGCCGCGGGGCACAGCTTCGGCGGCGTGCTCACCAGCCTGATCCTGGGTCGCCATCCCGAGCTCTTCCGCCGCGCCGTGCTGCTCGATCCGGTGCTGTTCACTCCGGCGATGATCGGCGTGATGGCGCTCTCCGAAGTGCTCGGGCTGCACAAGCGCCGCACCATGGTGCAGAAAGCGCGCTCGCGGCGCAGCCAGTGGGCGGATCGCGAGGCGGCCTACGCTGGCCTGCACGGTCGCGGCATCTTCAAGGGCTGGACTGACGCAGCGCTCTGGGCCTACGTGGAGAACGCCATGAAGTGCACTGACGCCGGCGTCGAGCTGAAATGCCGGCCCAGCCGCGAAGCGGAGATATTCAGCTCCTTCCCCAAGCGCCTGTGGCCATCGCTGAACAAAGTGGTAACGCCGACCCAGGTGTTGTTCGGCGAGCGTACCTATCCCTTCGTACCCAAGTCCGTGGCGCGCTGGTGCGCGTCGAATGCGGTGGTGAGCGGGCAGTGCGTCGACGGCGGGCACTGCTTCATGCAGGAGTTTCCCGAGGAGAGCGCCGAGCGAGTCTCGCGCTTCCTGCTGGGCCACGAATGA
- a CDS encoding ATP-binding protein has translation MPLPRPLRLALLSLLLLAGLVLSVYWAGEKARHRALLAEAETAHEQLGLYASSLHTLIERFRSIPAVLALDPELRAAMRGPVTDEVQHRLNLKLQQINGAARSSTLELLDRTGLAVAASNWNLPTSYVGHNYSFRPYFRQTIAQGAGRFYAVGVTTGIPGYFLSNALRDDTGNFLGAIVVKLEFPDLERQWSQTPDVVLVSDSKGVVFLANHPRWRYRELMPLDAVARAELADTRQYHRQPLSALPHRTLESLGEHARMVRVDGQDISGAYLWQSVGLPEEDWTLHLLRDTRGVQSDVTSARLAAAGVWLALVFLVLWLQQRRRLARLRQRNQEELERLVEQRTAALRTAQDGLVQAAKLAALGQMSAALAHEINQPLTAQRMQLASVRLLLDAGRHDDARAALVRVDELLERMAALTGHLKTFARKTPGGLRERIELGHVVEQALQLLAVRIRAERVDISQNLTLPAWVLGDAIRLEQVLVNLIRNALDAVADVEHPHITLSLRRDEGHWCLEVADNGPGIDEAHLASVFDPFFTTKPVGEGLGLGLAVSYGIVHELGGRLGAANQPSGGAVFHLSLPVAREEGRP, from the coding sequence ATGCCGCTTCCCCGCCCCCTCCGTCTTGCCCTGCTCAGCCTGCTCCTGCTGGCCGGCCTGGTGCTGTCGGTGTACTGGGCCGGCGAAAAGGCGCGGCACCGCGCGCTGCTGGCCGAGGCGGAAACCGCCCATGAACAGCTGGGCCTCTACGCCAGTTCGTTGCATACCCTGATCGAACGCTTCCGCAGCATTCCCGCCGTGCTGGCGCTGGACCCGGAACTGCGCGCAGCCATGCGCGGCCCGGTGACCGACGAGGTGCAGCACCGGCTCAACCTCAAGCTGCAGCAGATCAACGGCGCGGCGCGCTCCTCGACGCTGGAACTGCTGGACCGCACCGGCCTCGCCGTGGCCGCCAGCAACTGGAACCTTCCAACCAGCTACGTCGGCCACAACTACAGCTTCCGCCCGTACTTTCGCCAGACCATCGCCCAGGGCGCCGGGCGCTTCTATGCGGTTGGCGTGACCACCGGGATTCCCGGCTACTTCCTGTCCAACGCGCTGCGGGACGACACGGGCAACTTCCTCGGCGCCATCGTGGTCAAGCTGGAATTCCCCGACCTCGAGCGCCAGTGGAGCCAGACTCCGGACGTAGTGCTGGTGAGCGACAGCAAGGGCGTGGTGTTCCTCGCCAACCACCCACGCTGGCGCTACCGCGAGCTGATGCCGCTGGACGCGGTGGCCCGTGCGGAACTGGCCGATACCCGCCAGTACCACAGGCAGCCGCTCAGCGCGCTGCCACACCGGACGCTGGAATCCCTCGGCGAGCACGCGCGCATGGTGCGCGTGGACGGCCAGGACATCAGCGGCGCTTACCTCTGGCAATCGGTCGGCCTGCCGGAAGAAGACTGGACCCTGCACTTGTTGCGCGATACGCGCGGCGTGCAGTCCGACGTCACCAGCGCACGCCTGGCCGCCGCCGGCGTCTGGCTGGCGCTGGTGTTCCTGGTCCTCTGGCTGCAGCAACGGCGCCGCCTCGCCCGCCTGCGCCAGCGCAACCAGGAAGAGTTGGAGCGCCTGGTCGAGCAGCGTACCGCCGCCCTGCGCACCGCCCAGGACGGCCTGGTGCAGGCCGCCAAGCTGGCCGCGCTGGGGCAGATGTCCGCCGCGCTCGCCCACGAGATCAACCAGCCGCTGACCGCCCAGCGCATGCAGCTGGCCAGCGTGCGCCTGCTGCTGGACGCCGGTCGCCACGACGACGCCCGCGCCGCGCTGGTACGCGTCGACGAGTTGCTCGAACGCATGGCCGCCCTCACCGGCCACCTGAAGACATTCGCCCGCAAGACGCCCGGTGGCCTGCGCGAGCGCATCGAACTCGGCCATGTGGTCGAACAGGCGCTGCAACTGCTCGCCGTGCGCATCCGCGCCGAACGCGTGGACATCAGCCAGAACTTGACCCTGCCCGCCTGGGTGCTGGGGGATGCGATCCGCCTCGAGCAGGTGCTGGTCAACCTGATCCGCAACGCGCTGGACGCGGTGGCGGACGTCGAACATCCGCACATCACCCTGAGCCTGCGCCGCGACGAAGGACATTGGTGCCTGGAAGTCGCCGACAACGGCCCGGGCATCGACGAAGCCCATCTGGCCAGCGTCTTCGATCCCTTCTTCACCACCAAGCCGGTGGGCGAAGGACTCGGCCTCGGGCTGGCGGTATCCTATGGCATCGTCCACGAACTCGGCGGCCGCCTCGGCGCAGCCAACCAACCCTCCGGCGGCGCGGTGTTCCACCTGAGCCTGCCGGTCGCCCGCGAAGAAGGAAGACCATGA
- a CDS encoding sigma-54 dependent transcriptional regulator produces the protein MSETILFVDDEAAIRDAVQQWLQLSGFEVRLCGSAEECLKSVSRELPGVVISDVRMPGTDGLALLERLQKIDRDLPVIMVTGHGDVPMAVQAMRQGAYDFIEKPFTPERLLDSLRRALEKRRLVQENRQLREQAALKHQIESRLLGVSRPMETLRRQIMALAGTPVNVLIRGETGSGKELVARCLHDFGPRAGKPFVALNCAAIPEQLFETELFGHESGAFTGAQGKRIGKLEHSNGGSLFLDEIESMPLAQQVKLLRVLQEQQLERLGSNQSIKVDLRVIAATKPDLLEEARAGRFREDLVYRLNVAELRLPPLRERREDVPLLFEHYALLASEKFAREAAPLTASELARLLAHDWPGNVRELANAAERHVLGLDRADGPITPAGNGLFERMEAYEAQCIRQALGQCRGDIKAVMELLDLPRRTLNEKMQRHGLSRGDYLSED, from the coding sequence ATGAGCGAGACCATCCTCTTCGTCGACGACGAAGCCGCCATCCGCGACGCCGTGCAGCAGTGGCTGCAGTTGTCCGGCTTCGAGGTGCGCCTGTGCGGTAGCGCCGAGGAGTGTCTGAAAAGCGTATCGCGCGAATTGCCCGGAGTGGTCATCAGCGATGTGCGCATGCCCGGCACCGACGGCCTGGCGCTGCTCGAGCGCCTGCAGAAGATCGACCGCGACCTGCCGGTGATCATGGTCACCGGTCACGGCGACGTGCCCATGGCGGTGCAGGCGATGCGCCAGGGCGCCTACGACTTCATCGAGAAACCCTTCACCCCCGAACGCCTGCTCGACAGCCTGCGCCGCGCCCTGGAGAAACGCCGGCTGGTGCAGGAGAACCGCCAACTGCGCGAACAGGCTGCGCTCAAGCACCAGATCGAGTCGCGCCTGCTCGGCGTCTCACGGCCGATGGAAACCCTGCGCCGGCAGATCATGGCGCTGGCCGGCACGCCGGTGAACGTGCTGATCCGTGGCGAAACCGGCAGCGGCAAGGAACTGGTCGCGCGCTGCCTGCACGACTTCGGCCCGCGCGCCGGTAAGCCTTTCGTCGCGCTGAACTGCGCGGCGATCCCCGAGCAGTTGTTCGAGACCGAACTGTTCGGCCACGAGAGCGGCGCCTTCACCGGCGCCCAGGGTAAGCGCATCGGCAAGCTGGAACACTCCAACGGCGGCAGCCTGTTCCTCGACGAGATCGAAAGCATGCCGCTGGCCCAGCAGGTGAAGCTGCTGCGCGTACTGCAGGAACAGCAACTGGAACGCCTGGGCTCGAACCAGAGCATCAAGGTCGATTTGCGGGTGATCGCTGCGACCAAGCCGGACCTGCTGGAAGAAGCCCGCGCCGGACGCTTCCGCGAAGACCTGGTGTACCGCCTGAACGTCGCCGAGCTGCGCCTGCCGCCGTTGCGCGAACGCCGCGAGGACGTCCCGCTGCTGTTCGAGCACTATGCGTTGCTGGCCAGCGAGAAATTCGCCCGCGAAGCCGCGCCACTAACGGCCAGCGAACTGGCCCGCCTGCTCGCCCACGATTGGCCGGGCAACGTCCGCGAGCTGGCCAACGCCGCCGAACGCCACGTGCTTGGCCTGGACCGTGCCGACGGGCCCATCACGCCGGCCGGCAACGGCCTGTTCGAGCGCATGGAGGCTTACGAGGCGCAGTGCATCCGCCAGGCGCTGGGCCAGTGCAGAGGCGACATCAAGGCGGTGATGGAGCTACTCGACCTGCCGCGCCGCACCCTCAACGAGAAAATGCAGCGCCACGGACTGAGCCGCGGGGACTACCTGAGCGAAGACTGA